In Kordiimonas sp. SCSIO 12610, the following are encoded in one genomic region:
- a CDS encoding Wzz/FepE/Etk N-terminal domain-containing protein, with protein MSLMQVFGILKARFYVILITIAFATVTAFAVVSFLPKQYRAVSTVLLDSSTPDPVTGLVMSAGSMRTHVRTQIRLIKSERVARKVVRDLGLTRSTFFLNEFAQTDKRQEDLEYWISRRIIGNLDVANVGVSEIIAISYTGTSPNIAAQLANAFVDAYISIDLDLRVEPAKRNSQWFASQLNILQQNLNNAQRRLTDFQQARGILDVSDDVDAENTKLVDLTQRYTASLSDISEAKTLYAQLEAFDEAGGKGDELPEFLTNGRLQQWRDEYTKLAGALAERSEQLGDNHPEILAIKARKDVAQAQIVEEIKKLRSSLAARVRIAEEKSAVLEGELNQQKSNMLSLRKDKDQLDLLRREVDIRKAEYDDAFRRAGTLRLEGDLGQTGVVVMEEAIPPLEHAFPQKTLSLALALGAGTVLGVALSFLLEMIDRRVRSHKDLEQITGKPVLTVLVAGKSSSSRWPKLISRRKKKAPKAIKELPAAAE; from the coding sequence ATGAGTTTGATGCAAGTTTTTGGAATTTTGAAAGCACGTTTTTACGTTATTCTTATAACGATTGCATTCGCGACTGTAACTGCATTTGCCGTTGTGTCCTTTCTCCCGAAGCAATATCGAGCGGTTTCTACTGTTTTGTTAGATAGTTCTACGCCTGACCCCGTGACAGGCTTGGTTATGTCCGCGGGATCAATGCGCACACATGTTCGGACGCAGATACGCCTTATTAAATCAGAGAGGGTGGCGCGAAAGGTTGTCCGCGATTTAGGGCTTACGCGATCCACCTTTTTCCTTAATGAATTTGCTCAAACTGATAAACGTCAGGAAGATTTGGAATATTGGATAAGTAGACGAATTATTGGTAATTTAGATGTTGCTAATGTTGGCGTAAGTGAAATTATTGCGATTAGTTACACGGGTACTTCACCTAATATTGCGGCTCAGCTTGCGAATGCTTTTGTTGATGCGTACATCAGCATTGATCTTGATTTACGTGTTGAGCCAGCTAAACGAAATTCACAGTGGTTTGCGAGTCAGCTTAATATCCTTCAACAAAATCTAAACAATGCACAACGTCGGTTGACTGATTTTCAGCAGGCCAGGGGCATTTTGGACGTTTCTGATGATGTAGATGCCGAAAATACGAAGTTGGTTGATTTAACTCAGCGTTATACTGCGTCATTATCTGATATTAGTGAAGCCAAGACATTATATGCTCAACTAGAAGCATTTGACGAAGCTGGTGGAAAAGGTGATGAACTTCCAGAGTTTTTAACCAATGGAAGATTACAGCAGTGGCGTGATGAGTATACGAAACTTGCAGGTGCTCTCGCAGAGCGTTCAGAACAATTAGGCGATAACCACCCAGAGATTTTAGCTATAAAAGCTCGTAAGGATGTAGCCCAAGCGCAGATTGTTGAAGAGATTAAAAAATTGAGATCGTCACTAGCTGCACGTGTACGTATTGCAGAAGAAAAGTCAGCTGTCTTGGAAGGCGAACTTAATCAGCAAAAGAGCAATATGTTGTCTCTTAGAAAAGATAAAGATCAACTAGACTTGCTACGCCGCGAAGTGGATATTAGGAAAGCTGAATATGATGACGCATTCCGGCGAGCTGGTACTCTTCGTTTGGAAGGTGACTTAGGACAAACTGGTGTCGTTGTAATGGAAGAGGCGATTCCGCCACTTGAACACGCTTTCCCACAAAAGACATTGTCTCTAGCTTTGGCTCTAGGGGCAGGAACTGTGCTTGGCGTCGCTTTATCATTCCTTCTTGAGATGATTGATCGTCGCGTCCGATCACATAAAGATTTAGAGCAAATTACAGGTAAGCCAGTTCTGACGGTTTTGGTTGCGGGCAAGTCATCGTCCTCTAGATGGCCTAAATTAATTTCTAGAAGAAAAAAGAAAGCTCCGAAGGCAATAAAAGAGTTACCTGCTGCAGCGGAATAG
- a CDS encoding polysaccharide biosynthesis tyrosine autokinase: protein MNKNIENIGRSHSEGQWDNNKIGQILLGLGKLNEEQVQDILALQDSQDLSFGAAAQKLNLVSTQDIDEAIAQQFNYAILAPGADSFSDELHVAYKPFGDEAEAIRALRSQLLLGCLEQGRRAIAVMSPNKNSGTSYLTANLAISFAQLGLKACLIDANLRTPRVANIFGLKERTPGLSDVLLGQHGVEEVILRNLFPNLGVIPSGRKPPNPQELLGRHELVWMLSQLLSDFDVILFDTPSMNTTADARTVAARVGTALLVARQHKTLAQDIEAATNELNAGDIELVGTVLNRY, encoded by the coding sequence ATGAATAAAAATATTGAAAATATTGGCCGTAGTCACTCTGAAGGCCAATGGGACAATAATAAAATCGGTCAAATTTTACTGGGCTTGGGTAAATTGAACGAGGAGCAAGTTCAAGATATTTTGGCTTTGCAAGACAGTCAGGATTTATCCTTTGGTGCTGCTGCGCAGAAGCTCAATCTGGTATCTACACAAGATATCGACGAAGCGATTGCACAACAATTTAATTACGCGATCTTGGCCCCTGGAGCCGACAGTTTTTCTGATGAATTGCATGTTGCATACAAGCCGTTTGGCGATGAAGCCGAAGCAATTCGTGCGCTTAGAAGCCAGCTTTTGCTGGGTTGTTTGGAGCAAGGTAGACGCGCAATCGCTGTTATGTCGCCGAATAAGAATTCTGGAACGAGTTATCTGACGGCTAATTTAGCAATTTCATTTGCGCAGTTAGGCTTAAAGGCATGTTTGATTGATGCAAACCTTCGTACGCCAAGGGTTGCGAATATTTTTGGTTTGAAAGAGAGGACACCGGGACTTAGTGATGTACTTCTGGGGCAGCACGGTGTTGAAGAGGTTATTTTACGTAACCTCTTCCCTAATCTGGGTGTGATTCCCTCAGGGCGTAAACCACCTAACCCACAAGAGTTATTAGGTCGGCATGAGTTAGTGTGGATGCTTTCGCAGCTTTTGAGTGACTTTGATGTTATCCTTTTTGATACACCTTCAATGAACACTACTGCCGATGCTCGGACTGTGGCTGCCCGAGTAGGAACAGCCCTTCTTGTTGCCCGTCAGCACAAAACATTGGCTCAGGATATCGAAGCTGCAACGAACGAGTTAAATGCTGGCGATATTGAGTTAGTTGGTACTGTATTAAACAGATACTAA